DNA from Kitasatospora acidiphila:
GGTCGGCGGAGCGCTCCAGCGCGGCGGCGATCTGCTCGTTGGGCCCGACCGCGGCGTGGGCCTGGTGCCAGGCCCGCCGATCGGGGTCGCGCTCGGCATCGGTGGCCTCGGCCAGGGCGTGGTGCGCCGCACGCAGCGTGGCGGCATCCGCGCCACGCCAGACGGCCGACCGCACCAGCGGGTGCCGGAACCGCACCGGGGCTCCCAGGGTGATCAGGTCCGCGGCCTCCGCCGGTGCCGCGGCCTCGAGCCCGATGCCCAGCAAGCGCAGAGCACGCCACAACAGCGGCCCGTCGCCGACCGGTTCGACCGCCGCGACCAGCAGCAGGGCGCGGGTGTCGGCCGGCAGTGCGTCGACGCGCCGGCGGAAGCCGTCCTCGACCCGGGTCGCCAGCGGGCCGGCACCTGGTCCCCCGAAGCCGAACGCCAACTCCGCCGGTGACAGGCCCCGGGGCAACTCCAGCAGGGCGAGCGGGTTCCCGCCGGTCTCGGCGACGATCCGGTCCCGCACCCGGGCGTCGACCGGCCCCGGCAGCACGCCGTCGAGCAGCGCCCGGGCGTCGGCGTCGGCCAGCCCGCGCAGGGGGAGATCCGGCAGACCGGTGAACCCCTCGTCCTCCCTCCCGTCGGTGATCCGCTCGGCGAACACCAACGCCACCGATTCGGCATCCAGTCGACGCCCGACGAACGCCAGGATCCGCTGGGACATCAGGTCCAGCCACTGCGCGTCGTCGACCAGGCACACCAGCGGGGACTGGGCCGCGGCCTCGGCGAAGAGGCCGAGGACCGCGATCCCCACCAGCAGCATCTCGGGCGGGTTCCCCGCGCTCAGGCCGAACGCGACGCGCAGCGCGTCCTGCTGCACCGCCGGCAGTCGATCGAGGTGCGACAGCAACGGGACGCACATGCGTTGCAGGGCCGAGTAGGCGAAGTCGGACTCGGCTTCGACGCCGGCCGCGCGTACGGTCTGCAGCTGCGCCGCCTGCCCGGCGAGATGGTCGAGCAGCGCCGATTTGCCGACGCCGGCCTCGCCGCGCAGCACCAGCACCCGGCTGCGCCCGCCGCGCACCTCGCGCAGCAGACCCTCCAGCACCTCCAACTCCCGGGTCCGACCCAGAAGCTGGTGTTTCGCGTGTTGCGGCATGGCCCCTCCGGCACGAGTTCCTCCCGGAGGAGCTCCGCCCATCCTACGAAGAGCAGGGCCGGCTGATCCGCAAGGATCCGCTTCCCCTCCGGCCGCCCCATCGTTGACTCGGCGTCGGATGACTGATGCACGGCGGATGCACCGCAAGTGACAGTGGTGACCGATGGATCTCACAACAGAGCGAAAGGGCTTGACATGACTCGCACTTGGTTGGTCACCGGCGCGTCCCGGGGCTTCGGGCGGCACCTGACCGAAGCGGTCCTGGAGAGCGGAGACCAGGTCCTGGCGACGGCTCGACGGCCGGAGCAACTGGCGGACCTGGTCTCCCGCTACGGGGCGCGGGTCCGTACCACGGCCTTGGACGTGACCGACGCGGAGGCGGCCCGTGCCGCGGTGCACAGCGCGGCCGCATCGTTCGGGCGGCTGGACGTGGTGGTGAACAACGCCGGATACGCCAACAGCGGCCCGATCGAGGAGATGGCGGAGCAGGACTTCCGCGAGCAGTTCGAGGCCAACTTCTTCGGTGTCGTCAACGTCACCCGGGCCGCTCTGCCGGTGCTGCGCGAGCAACGGTCGGGAGTGTTCGTGCAGTTCTCGTCCCTGGGCGGCCGGGTCGGAGGCACCCCGGGAATGGGTGCCTACCAGAGCGCGAAGTTCGCCGTCGAGGGCTTCTCCGAAGTGCTGGCCAGCGAGGTCGCCCCGTTCGGGGTGAAGGTGGTCATCGTCGAGCCCGGCGCCTTCCGGACGGACTGGCAGGGCTCGTCCATGGAGCTGCACGCGGTGGGCCCCGACTACGAGGAGACCGTCGGCGTCATGAACCGGTACCGGCAGGAGAACAACGGCACGCAGCCCGGCGATCCGGCGCGCGCCGCCCAGGTGATCATCGACGTCGTCGGCCACGACGACCCGCCGCGCCGGCTACTGCTCGGCGCCCAGGCCGTGACCGCGGCCCTGTCCGCCGGTGAGGCGCGCGCGGAGGAGACGCGGAGGTGGGCCGACGCGAGCGCCGCCGCCGACTTCCCGGCGGGGCGGTGAGTCCACCGGCAGCGACCAGGCGCCCTCCGCGATCAAGCTGACCCCGGACGGCCCGCGGCTGGTCGAGGTGGGTGCCCGCGTTTCGGGGCTGCCCTACTACA
Protein-coding regions in this window:
- a CDS encoding oxidoreductase, whose translation is MTRTWLVTGASRGFGRHLTEAVLESGDQVLATARRPEQLADLVSRYGARVRTTALDVTDAEAARAAVHSAAASFGRLDVVVNNAGYANSGPIEEMAEQDFREQFEANFFGVVNVTRAALPVLREQRSGVFVQFSSLGGRVGGTPGMGAYQSAKFAVEGFSEVLASEVAPFGVKVVIVEPGAFRTDWQGSSMELHAVGPDYEETVGVMNRYRQENNGTQPGDPARAAQVIIDVVGHDDPPRRLLLGAQAVTAALSAGEARAEETRRWADASAAADFPAGR